In the genome of Bosea sp. BIWAKO-01, the window CGCCGTCCCGGCGCTCGCCGCGGCTATAATAGGCCTCGATATAGCTCTGGCCGACATTGAGGATCGAGGTGATAAGCAGGTACCAGAGAACCGCGACCAGCAGCATCGGGATGATCTCGAAGGTGCGGTTGTAGATCGATTGGACCGAGTAGAGCAGATCGGCCATGGCAATGACGCTGACCAGCGACGTCGCCTTGATCATGCTGATGAGCTGGTTTCCGGTCGGCGGCACGATCGAGCGCATGGCTTGGGGAATGATGATCCGCCGCAGCGCCCGTCCCTTGGTCATGCCGAAGGCCTCGGCGGTCTCGGCCTGGCCGCGATCGACCGAAAGCAGGCCACCGCGGATGATCTCCGCCATATAGGCTGCCTCGTTCAGCGCGAGGCCGACGATGGCGGCGGTGACGGGGGTGATGACCGAGTTTGTTTCCCAACTCGCCAGGGTCGGCCCAAACGGGATCGCGAGCGAGATCTGGGGGAACAGCGTCGAGAGATTGTACCAGAAGATCAGTTGCACGAGCAGCGGCGTGCCACGGAAGAACCAGATGAACAGCGACGCGGAGGAGCTCGCGAGCGTGTCCTTCGACAACCGCGCGATCGCCAGGACGAGCCCGAGCGCGGTGCCGATCACCATGGCGACAACCGTCAGCCCGAGGCTGACCGAGAGGCCATTGAGCACGGTGCGGTCGAAGAAATAGGCGGCGACGACGGGCCAGCCGAAATTCTCGTTCCGCGCGACGATCAAGCCGAAATCGACGACGATGATCGCCGTGACCGCCCAGAGAATCAGGCGGCCGATCGGGAAGGGGGCGTGCGCGTTGGCCACGTCCCTCGCGTCGGCGCCGCCCTTGGGCGACGCGGTCATCGCGGGCTCGCCGCTCATTTCGGCAGGGCCCCGCCGAGATTGAGACCGGGCTCCTTGAGCATGTTGTTCTCGAGGCCCCATTTCTTCATGATCGCGGCATAGGTGCCGTTATCGATCAGGATCTTGACGGCATCGCGCAGAACCGGGCCGAGCGGCGAGCCCTTGGGAACGACCGCGCCCTGATAGAGATCCTCAAACCCGTTGCGGGCACCGACACCGGTGAGTTCGAGCTGGCCGTTGGCCTGCGCGACGAAATAGGTGAGGGGTGCCTGCGACGAGAAGAAGGCATCGGCACGCTTGGAGCGGACCGAAAGGATCGAGCTCGGCTGATCGGAATAGGATTGCACCTCGATGGCGCCCTTGCCGTCCGCCTTGCACTTCTCCGCCTGGACCTGGATGACGCGCTCGGCCGAGCCGCCGGCCATGACGGCGATGCGGTTGCCGCAGGCGGTGTCGAGCGAGGTGATGCCCTTGGGGTTGCCCTTCTGGACCGCGAAGACGACGAATTCCTGGACCCAATCGACGAAATCGTTGGCTTCCTGCCGGCTCTTGAAATCGCCGACGGGGCCGAAGGCGAACTGGTAGCGCCCGGCATTCACGCCGGCGAGCAGGGCCGGCAGGCCTCCCACCGTCGCATGCTCGATCGTGACGCCCAGAACCTGACCGATCGCGTCGGTGAGGTCGGAGCTCGCGCCGCTCATCTCGGTACCGGTGACGATCTCGTAGGGCGGGAAGGAGCCGTTATTGACCGAGATCACCTTGCCCTTGCTGCGAAGGGGCTCAGGCAGGCGCGCCCGCAGCTCCTCGTTGACCGTCTGCTTCGCGATCGTGCCCTGCTGGGCCAGCGCGGAACCGGCCAGCGTCAATCCGGCGAAGGCGACCGAGGCAATCAATCTGAAATACATGGTGCTACTCCCCATTCTTGTCTGAACTTGCAGGCCGGGCGGCGGCGCCGGCCTGTCGCAACGCTTCTCGGGCGTGTCAGTGGGTCCGCGCGTGCCGCGGGAAAAGTTCGGCGGGCGTCAGCAGGCGCGGCAGGATCTTCTGTTCATGCAGTTCGGTCGCGAAATCGGCGATCATGACTTCGTTCTCGGCGAAACCGCTCGCGCTCCACGAGGCGGGCAGATCGCGGGCGCAACGGCGCAGCTCGTCGAACATCCAGGGTGTCGTATCGGCGTATTTCTCGCGCTTCTCGAGCCAGAGCCGCTGTGACTCGTCGATCAACGCACTAAGCTCGTCCATGATCCAGGGATTGTCGCGGACGATTTCGGCCTTGAAGCCGATCAGGTGCATGCCCGGGATGTAGCCGACTTCGTGGAAATAGGCGGTTTCCGCCGCCCGGAAATCCTCGAGCACCTGACGAAACGGCGAGGCCGGATCGAAGAAGCCCTTGGGCATGAAGGGCGTGAACACGGCATCGAGCCCGCCATCCCGCAGGAGATCCACCATCGGGCGCTCACCCGGAGCGGCCTCGATCCGGCCGGGGCGGCCAAAGCCGTCGAGACGGTCGGTGATCGGGTGAGCTTCGGTCAGGCGCCCGGCATACCACATCGCGTCCTCGACGCCGACGCCTTCGCGGCGCACGGCGGCGCGGGTCCAGGTGTTGCCGGAATCGCGCCAGCCGGTGACACCGATCTTCTTGCCGGCAAGATCGGCGAGCGTGCGGATCGCGCTGTCCTTGGTGGTCACGATGCAGCGATGGCGAAAGCCGCGCATGATGAAGTTCGGCATGCCGACGATCTTGTCGTCGCCGTCATGGCGCAACTGGGCATAGCGGCTGAATGACAGCTCTGCGGCATCGTAAGCTTCGTCGGTGGCCAGGTCGCCGACGAGTGTGCCGACACGATCAACCTGGACCCTCAGCCGGGGCGAGGAGACGTCGCCGAGAACGAGCGGGGTCATGTAGTCCCAGTCGCGGAGGGCAAGGCGCAGCGTTACGGCCATGTTGGCAACTCTGAATAGCTCTCGACACGGCCACTGCTAAATGTTCAAAAGTGACTGCGCAAATGTTATTATGTTATTGAACATTTAATGGCGGTGAATGAACAGCTCGATCAGTGCCGACTGGCTCGCAAGGACGATCGTCGATCGCAGCATCCGGGGCATCGCCCTGGAGACCAGCGCGCTGATCAGGGCAGGAGCGCTGCCCGTCGGGGCGCGGCTGCCCGCGATCCGCGACATCGCCTATGAAATGAAGGTCAGCCCGGCGACGATCTCCGAGGCCTGGAGCGAATTGCGCCGGCAGAAGATCATTCGTGGCCGAGGGCGCAATGGCACCTGGGTCAGCGGCGATCGCTTCATCGCCCAGCCGGAGCGGCTGGCGAGCTCCGGCGACTATGGTGCCGGCGTGCTGAACCTGTCGCTGGCCATTCCCGACACGGCGTTGCTGCCGCCGCTCGCACAGGCGCTGGCCCATGGCGCAACGGTCGACAAGCTCAACAGCTATGAACGGAGCCGAGTCGTACCGGAACTGCGCGAGGCGGCTGAAGCGCGCTGGCCCTATCGGCCAGAAGCATTCCTCGCCACCAATGGCGGCTATAATGCCGTCTACAACACGCTGCGCGCCCTTGTGACGCCGGGCTCGGCCGTCGCGATCGAGCATCCGACGGCCATGCGGCTGCTCGATATCCTCGAGGATCTCGGCGTCAGGATCGTGCCTGTGGCCTGCGACGAGCACGGCCCCCTGCCGGCTTCGCTCCGCGCCGCGGCGCAGGAGCGCCTTGCTGCCTTCGTGTTCCAGCCGAGACTGCACTCGGTTACGGGGCAGACGGTCAGCGCCGAGCGGCTCGCGCTGATCGGCGACATTCTCGCCGAGAGCGATGCGCTGATCATCGAGGATGACGGCGTTGCCGACATCTCGGGGGCGCCGCCCGCGTCACTGGGCGTGCGGTTTCCGGAGCGCACCATCCATATCGTCTCCTATTCGAAGACCCTTGGGCCCGATCTGCGGCTCGCGGTGCTGTCGAGTTCGGCCGCGATCGTCGAACAGGTCCAGTCCTATCGGGCCTTCAGCGCAGGCTGGACGAGCCGACTGCTCCAGGGCGCTACCTCCTGGCTGCTGCGCGATGAAGCGAGCCGGGATATCGTGGCAAAGGCCCGCACCGTCTACCAGCAGCGGCGCGACAGTCTGGCAGCGGCACTGGCCGCGCGCGGCATCCACACCGCGCCCGGCAGCGGCCTTTGCCTGTGGGTTCCGATCATCTCGGAGCCCTTCGCCATGGTGACGCTCGCGGCGCGCAACATCGCTGTCAATCCCGGCAGCAAGTTCTCGGTCCTGCCCAGCGCCCATATCCGCGTCGCGACGGCGACATTGACCGATCGCTACGAGGAAGTGGCGGATGCGATCGCGCTGGCCCGGTCCCCCTGATCGCGGGAGCGGGGCTGCGTTCCACTGCTGGCGGATACCGGGGTTTCCGCTATAGCCGGAAGCATCGTCAGCCAGCCGGATTGCCGCCCATGCCTGCCCGCGCCCGTTCTCTTGGATTGATCTGCGGTTCTCTGCCGCCCGGCCCGCTCAATGCGATTACCGATGTCGCGGGCGTCCGTGTCGGTCACAGGACCATTCGCGACGGGGATATCCAAACCGGGTTCACAGCCATACTGCCCCATGGCGACGATCCGTTTCGCGAGAAGCTGCGCGCCGGTGTCGACGTCATCAACGGTTTTGGCAAGAGTGCCGGGCTGGTGCAGGTCGCCGAACTCGGGCAGATCGAGACCCCGCTCCTGCTGGGAAACACATTGTCGGTCGGGACGGGCTTCAATGCCCTGGTCACGCGTGCGCTTGCGGCCAATCCCGACATCGGCCGGACGACCGGCACCGTCAATCCGGTCGTGCTCGAGTGCAATGACGGCTTTCTCTCAGACATCCGGGCGCGCGTCCTGACCGAGAATGACGCCTTCGCGGCACTCGATGCCGCTACGGTCGGCCCGGTCGAAGAAGGCGCCGTCGGCGGTGGGACCGGGATAAGCGCCTTTGGTTTCAAGGGCGGCATCGGCACGGCCTCCCGCCTGCTTAGGCTGGACGGCAAGGATTATACGCTCGGCGTGCTGGTCCAGGCCAATTTTGGCAATGCGGGAGACCTGGTTCTGCCGGATGGGCGCCGGCCCGTTCCGCCCGCCATGCCGCACGCCGCCGTGCCCGAGCGTGGGTCCGTCATCATCGTGGTGGCGACCGATATTCCGATGGAATCGCGGCAGCTGACGCGCGTTGCAAGACGGTGCGGTGCGGGACTGGCCCGGCTCGGTGCATTCTGGGGCAATGGCAGCGGCGACATCGCGCTGGCCTTCAGCACGGCCGGCCGCATCAGCCATCATGAACGCGCCGATCTCGCGCCCATGGTGGTGCTCAACGAGAACCGGATTGATCTGCCGTTTCGCGCGGCCGCCGAGGCGACGCAGGAGGCCGTCCTCAACGCCATGCTCGCCGCGCCAGCAGTGGCGGGGCGAGACGGTCATGCGAGGCCTTCGCTCGCCGACGTTCTCGCCCGCTCCTGAGGGCTCGCTGTCGCCGGCCGCAATCAGGCCGGTTGCGCCGCGCCATCGGCCGGATCGCGGACGGCCTGAACTGTCAGCCGCTTCACATCGCCGCTGCGCGTCGTCCAGTTGATGGACTGCCCGACGGAGAGGCCGATCAGGGCGGTCCCGATCGGGGTCAGGATCGAGATCTTGCCCTGGGCGATATCGGCCTCGGGCGGATAGACGAGGGTGACGGTCGTGGTCTTGCCCGTGACCTCGTCCTGGAACAGCACTTCGCTGCCCATGCGCACGGCGTCTGCAAGTTGGCGCCCCTTCGCGAGAACGCGGGCGCGCGCCACCTCGTCCGCGAGTTCCGCCGCGACGTCGGGAAAGGTGTTGGTCGCGGCAATCGCGAGCTGGGTGAGCTTCTCGTGGTCGATTGCGGTCAGGGTGATACGGGGCTTTGCCCCGCCGGAGGTCCGGTTAGTCATGTGAACGTCCTGAATGAATGCGCGCCCGCAGGCAGCGCGTACCAGTGGAAAATTGCGCGCAGGCGAGCTTGCACGGCCGGACAATGGCGTCGGCGGCTCTCTGCCTTCGGCAGACGCCTTAGTCGCTTGCGCTGATGGATGGGTTTGCGGGGCGTTGCCCGCTTCGACCTTTAGTCCGGAATGATGCCGATTCGGCGCCGGAAGGCCGACCGCCCCGAACCCGAGGCGCGCGGCGCGACGAATCCGGGGCTAGTTGCCCGCGATCAGGTTACCTGCCCGGTGCAGGCCGCGACGGAAATTGGAGAAGCGCGCCATCATGTCTCATGACTTAGGCTCGCTGCCCGAATTGTCAAATCACAAGCCTGCCGGAAGGCCGCGGTCGCGGACGGCAACGCTGCCCTGAAACACGGGGCAAGGCAGGCGGGGCGACTTCCGTCTGGGCCCGATCATGACGCTCGATCATCGGACCGGGTGGTATGCAGGCCGATGATCCAACGTGTTGTGTTTGCGTCGGCTTTCCCGAAAAGCCGCGATCCACTGTTCGGGCCGGTGCCTTAGGCCGCAGCGCTGTAGGGGCCGAGCTGCGTGGCGTGCCGCCGCACGAGCTCCAAACCGAACTCCGTCGAGCGCAGAGCGGGGGACCGGTCGTGAATGACAAGGCCGGCACGCTCGCCGAAGAGGCGCTTGCCATAGCAGAGCAGGCTCTCGATCGACTGCATGATGAAGACGATTGCAGGCGAGACGTCGCGATAGGCGGCCTCCGCGCCGGGCTCGTCTCCGGCCATGAAGCGGTTATAGGCGCGGAGCGAATGATCGATCGTGTCGGGGGCCAGGATCATGCCCGCGCAGCCGGCGCGCAGGTTGTCGACCAGTTCGAGGCCGCCGCGACCGTTGAAGACCGGAAGCCGCCCCTCTGTGGTCGTGATCAGCTGCCGAATCTCCACGGCTGGGCCTTCACCCTTGATCAGGCTGATATTCGGATGGCGCGATACCAGTTCGCGGATGTCTTCGGCAGAGAGGCCGCGCCCCATATAGGCTGGTGCATTCTGGATCGCGACGGGCAGCGAGGTTGCGTCAGCGACCCGACCAAAGAAGCTTATATATTCGGCTGCTCCAAAACTGCCGACCATCGGCGGCTGCAGGATGACCCAGTCGGCCTTCGCAGCCTCGGCTGCCCTGACCTGCTCGATCTGTTCCGCGACGGACGTGCCGTAAATCGTGAAGGCGAGCGGCACGCGTCCGGCGGTATCCTCGGAAACCCATTCCATCAGCGCCAGGCGCTCGGACTGGGTCAGCTTTGACACTTCGGTGGCGAGGCCGAGCGCGGCCATGCCGTGCACGCCAAGCGCAAGGCAGAGCTCCGTCTGGCGGCGCATCGATGCCCGGTCAAGCCGCTCCTGCTCGTCGAACAAGGCATAGACCATGGCATGAATGCCGGCGAACGGCGGCGCGAAGCCCATCTCGTATCCTCACGATAGCGTGTCGTTTCGAAGATCAGATGTTAAACATCAGATGAATGGTTGCAAGCGAAACCCGAGCGTGGCAATTTCATGAATATGGAGGGTCGAATGTCCCAGGCTCATGGCATGCGGAAAGGCGCGAAGCCCGGAAAGATCGGCGCGATGGTCGCCGCGCTCGGGGCCGCCATCGTGCGCGGCGAGATCGCGCCGGGGGCGGTGCTGCCCCCCGAGCACGAATTGGAGGCGCATTACCGGGTTGGCCGCAGCGTCGTTCGCGAGGCGATGAAGACGCTGACTGCGAAGGGATTGGTGAGCGTCCGCCCTCGCCACGGCACGCATGTGCGTCCCGCCCAGGACTGGATGCTGCTCGACAGCGATGTGCTGGGATGGGTGCGGACCGGCGGGGGGCTCGACCGCAGCCTGCTGCTCGCACTGGAGGAAACCCGCGCGATCATCGAGCCTGCGGCGGCGGCGCTGGCGGCGCAGCGCGCAACGCCTGAGGACGTCTGGCGGATCAATGCCGCGCTTGCCGCGATGGACGACGGCCAATTCAACCCGCAGGCAGCGATTGCGGCGGACAAGGCTTTTCACCTCGCCATTCTCGAGGCGACGCATAACCCGGTGCTGCGCAGCTTTCGCGGCGCAATCGATGCGATCCTGAGCGCCATCTTCGACATCACCGTCGGCGTCTTCACCGGCAACCTGCCGAACCATGCCGCCGTCGCACGCGCGATCGAGGCCCGCGACGCAAAGCAGGCGCGCGAAGCCATGGAAGTCCTGCTTGGCTACACCTACGGGCACCTGCTCTCGGACGGCGCAATAACGCCGCCGGATCTCAAGAAATCCATCTTCGGAGAAACGCCATGACATTCAAGACACTGATGCTCGCCGCAGCGATGACGGCGACGAGCCTTGCCGCGTCCGCCGCCTGGCCGGAGCGCCCGGTGACCCTGATCGTGCCCTGGGCCGCCGGGGGCGGCACCGACGCTGTTGCCCGCATCCTTGCGGCGGGGCTGGAGAAGGAACTCGGCAAGCCGGTGAATGTTGTCAACCGCACCGGTGGTGGAGGCGTCGTCGGTCATACCGAGATCGTCAACGCCAAGCCAGACGGTTACACGATCGGCCTGGCGACCGCCGAGGTGACGACCTTCTACTGGTCGAACACCGCACCCTTCACCTATGAGAAGCTGACGCCGCTGGCGCTGGTGAATTTCGATTCCGCCGCGTTCAACGTCGCGTCCAACAGCCCCTGGGCCAATCTGCGCGCGGCGCTGGACGACATCCGCAAGCAGCCGGTCGGCCATTTCAAGATGTCCGGCATGGCGGCAGGCGCCGCCTATCACCTCGCCTTTGCCGGACTGTTGCAGCTCGAAGGCATCGACCCGAAGAGCGTCGTCGTCGTGCCGAGCCAGGGTGCGGCGCCTGGTTTCCAGGAGCTGGCCTCCGGTGGCGTGCAGATCGTCCCGTCGTCGCTGCCGGAGGGCAAGCCGATGATCGATGCCGGCCGCGTCAAGTCGCTAGCCGTGCTTTCGAAGGAGAAGATCTCCGCCTTCCCGTCGGTGCCGACGGTCAAGGATGCGATTGGCAAGGACTATGAGGGTGGCACCTGGCGCGGCCTTGCGGCGCCCGCCAATCTGCCGGCCGAGGTCACTGCCCGTCTTGTCGAGGCGACCGACAAGGTG includes:
- a CDS encoding amino acid ABC transporter permease, whose amino-acid sequence is MSGEPAMTASPKGGADARDVANAHAPFPIGRLILWAVTAIIVVDFGLIVARNENFGWPVVAAYFFDRTVLNGLSVSLGLTVVAMVIGTALGLVLAIARLSKDTLASSSASLFIWFFRGTPLLVQLIFWYNLSTLFPQISLAIPFGPTLASWETNSVITPVTAAIVGLALNEAAYMAEIIRGGLLSVDRGQAETAEAFGMTKGRALRRIIIPQAMRSIVPPTGNQLISMIKATSLVSVIAMADLLYSVQSIYNRTFEIIPMLLVAVLWYLLITSILNVGQSYIEAYYSRGERRDGAAAPLPAVQEASH
- a CDS encoding ABC transporter substrate-binding protein, with the protein product MYFRLIASVAFAGLTLAGSALAQQGTIAKQTVNEELRARLPEPLRSKGKVISVNNGSFPPYEIVTGTEMSGASSDLTDAIGQVLGVTIEHATVGGLPALLAGVNAGRYQFAFGPVGDFKSRQEANDFVDWVQEFVVFAVQKGNPKGITSLDTACGNRIAVMAGGSAERVIQVQAEKCKADGKGAIEVQSYSDQPSSILSVRSKRADAFFSSQAPLTYFVAQANGQLELTGVGARNGFEDLYQGAVVPKGSPLGPVLRDAVKILIDNGTYAAIMKKWGLENNMLKEPGLNLGGALPK
- a CDS encoding nitrate ABC transporter substrate-binding protein; the protein is MAVTLRLALRDWDYMTPLVLGDVSSPRLRVQVDRVGTLVGDLATDEAYDAAELSFSRYAQLRHDGDDKIVGMPNFIMRGFRHRCIVTTKDSAIRTLADLAGKKIGVTGWRDSGNTWTRAAVRREGVGVEDAMWYAGRLTEAHPITDRLDGFGRPGRIEAAPGERPMVDLLRDGGLDAVFTPFMPKGFFDPASPFRQVLEDFRAAETAYFHEVGYIPGMHLIGFKAEIVRDNPWIMDELSALIDESQRLWLEKREKYADTTPWMFDELRRCARDLPASWSASGFAENEVMIADFATELHEQKILPRLLTPAELFPRHARTH
- a CDS encoding PLP-dependent aminotransferase family protein translates to MNSSISADWLARTIVDRSIRGIALETSALIRAGALPVGARLPAIRDIAYEMKVSPATISEAWSELRRQKIIRGRGRNGTWVSGDRFIAQPERLASSGDYGAGVLNLSLAIPDTALLPPLAQALAHGATVDKLNSYERSRVVPELREAAEARWPYRPEAFLATNGGYNAVYNTLRALVTPGSAVAIEHPTAMRLLDILEDLGVRIVPVACDEHGPLPASLRAAAQERLAAFVFQPRLHSVTGQTVSAERLALIGDILAESDALIIEDDGVADISGAPPASLGVRFPERTIHIVSYSKTLGPDLRLAVLSSSAAIVEQVQSYRAFSAGWTSRLLQGATSWLLRDEASRDIVAKARTVYQQRRDSLAAALAARGIHTAPGSGLCLWVPIISEPFAMVTLAARNIAVNPGSKFSVLPSAHIRVATATLTDRYEEVADAIALARSP
- a CDS encoding P1 family peptidase — its product is MPARARSLGLICGSLPPGPLNAITDVAGVRVGHRTIRDGDIQTGFTAILPHGDDPFREKLRAGVDVINGFGKSAGLVQVAELGQIETPLLLGNTLSVGTGFNALVTRALAANPDIGRTTGTVNPVVLECNDGFLSDIRARVLTENDAFAALDAATVGPVEEGAVGGGTGISAFGFKGGIGTASRLLRLDGKDYTLGVLVQANFGNAGDLVLPDGRRPVPPAMPHAAVPERGSVIIVVATDIPMESRQLTRVARRCGAGLARLGAFWGNGSGDIALAFSTAGRISHHERADLAPMVVLNENRIDLPFRAAAEATQEAVLNAMLAAPAVAGRDGHARPSLADVLARS
- the rnk gene encoding nucleoside diphosphate kinase regulator gives rise to the protein MTNRTSGGAKPRITLTAIDHEKLTQLAIAATNTFPDVAAELADEVARARVLAKGRQLADAVRMGSEVLFQDEVTGKTTTVTLVYPPEADIAQGKISILTPIGTALIGLSVGQSINWTTRSGDVKRLTVQAVRDPADGAAQPA
- a CDS encoding dihydrodipicolinate synthase family protein, which produces MGFAPPFAGIHAMVYALFDEQERLDRASMRRQTELCLALGVHGMAALGLATEVSKLTQSERLALMEWVSEDTAGRVPLAFTIYGTSVAEQIEQVRAAEAAKADWVILQPPMVGSFGAAEYISFFGRVADATSLPVAIQNAPAYMGRGLSAEDIRELVSRHPNISLIKGEGPAVEIRQLITTTEGRLPVFNGRGGLELVDNLRAGCAGMILAPDTIDHSLRAYNRFMAGDEPGAEAAYRDVSPAIVFIMQSIESLLCYGKRLFGERAGLVIHDRSPALRSTEFGLELVRRHATQLGPYSAAA
- a CDS encoding FadR/GntR family transcriptional regulator yields the protein MSQAHGMRKGAKPGKIGAMVAALGAAIVRGEIAPGAVLPPEHELEAHYRVGRSVVREAMKTLTAKGLVSVRPRHGTHVRPAQDWMLLDSDVLGWVRTGGGLDRSLLLALEETRAIIEPAAAALAAQRATPEDVWRINAALAAMDDGQFNPQAAIAADKAFHLAILEATHNPVLRSFRGAIDAILSAIFDITVGVFTGNLPNHAAVARAIEARDAKQAREAMEVLLGYTYGHLLSDGAITPPDLKKSIFGETP
- a CDS encoding tripartite tricarboxylate transporter substrate binding protein; the encoded protein is MTFKTLMLAAAMTATSLAASAAWPERPVTLIVPWAAGGGTDAVARILAAGLEKELGKPVNVVNRTGGGGVVGHTEIVNAKPDGYTIGLATAEVTTFYWSNTAPFTYEKLTPLALVNFDSAAFNVASNSPWANLRAALDDIRKQPVGHFKMSGMAAGAAYHLAFAGLLQLEGIDPKSVVVVPSQGAAPGFQELASGGVQIVPSSLPEGKPMIDAGRVKSLAVLSKEKISAFPSVPTVKDAIGKDYEGGTWRGLAAPANLPAEVTARLVEATDKVANSDSYKSFLAERGFGYAFAKGPAFGSFLAEQHKRNGEIMGALGLRLRQ